The following proteins are encoded in a genomic region of Natronorubrum halophilum:
- a CDS encoding cyclase family protein encodes MCDLLTADDTALIDLSIGLEDGPPSEPMPPSIDAFDHEVGAERLAQNLRALGHDIDASDFPEGMGLAWEDLEVIPHAGTHLDAPWHYGPEVDGEPAKTIEEIPLEWCRGNAVVLDFRWMEPGAEISVADLEAALDELGHDLSPGEIVLIQTGADELWGTPDYLTQFPGMGGEGTKYLVERGVNVIGTDAYGFDKPFTAMGERYVESGDEAELWPAHVAGREVEYCQIEKMANLDALPRKTDIPIVAFPIKIENGSAGWVRPVAFIESAGRGADV; translated from the coding sequence ATGTGCGATCTGTTGACAGCCGACGATACCGCGTTGATCGACCTGAGCATCGGCCTCGAGGACGGTCCACCGAGCGAACCAATGCCGCCGTCTATCGACGCGTTCGACCACGAGGTGGGGGCCGAGCGACTCGCCCAGAATCTCCGGGCGCTCGGCCACGATATCGACGCGAGCGACTTCCCCGAGGGGATGGGATTGGCCTGGGAAGATCTCGAGGTGATCCCCCACGCGGGGACCCACCTCGACGCGCCGTGGCACTACGGTCCCGAAGTCGACGGCGAACCGGCGAAGACGATCGAGGAGATTCCCCTCGAGTGGTGTCGCGGGAACGCGGTCGTGCTCGACTTCCGGTGGATGGAGCCCGGTGCGGAGATTTCGGTGGCCGACCTCGAGGCGGCGCTCGACGAACTCGGCCACGACCTCTCACCCGGCGAGATCGTCCTGATCCAGACCGGTGCCGACGAGCTGTGGGGCACGCCCGACTACCTCACGCAGTTCCCCGGCATGGGCGGCGAGGGAACGAAATACCTCGTCGAACGGGGCGTGAACGTGATCGGTACGGACGCCTACGGCTTCGACAAACCCTTCACCGCGATGGGCGAGCGCTACGTCGAAAGCGGTGACGAGGCGGAGCTGTGGCCGGCCCACGTCGCCGGTCGCGAGGTCGAGTACTGCCAGATCGAGAAGATGGCAAACCTCGATGCACTGCCGCGCAAGACCGATATTCCGATCGTTGCGTTCCCCATCAAGATCGAGAACGGGAGTGCGGGCTGGGTACGTCCTGTCGCTTTTATCGAGAGCGCCGGGAGAGGTGCGGATGTATGA
- the spt4 gene encoding transcription elongation factor subunit Spt4, giving the protein MASDRLVCRECHRVNDPDNETCDSCNSSSLTEDWAGYVVIAHPEESEIATEMQVTEPGAYALKVR; this is encoded by the coding sequence CTGTCGTGAGTGCCACCGGGTCAACGATCCGGACAACGAAACCTGCGACTCCTGTAACTCCTCGTCGCTGACCGAGGACTGGGCCGGCTACGTCGTCATCGCCCATCCCGAGGAGAGCGAAATCGCCACCGAGATGCAGGTAACCGAACCCGGCGCGTACGCGCTGAAAGTCCGGTAA
- a CDS encoding SLC13 family permease, translated as MIGGISTGALVVFGLIFAALVLFVTEALPNDVTAIGIIVSLAALEPLTGVGPQAAISGFASTATITIVAMYMLSAAIQRTGLVQRLGLSLATVTNGSEKRALAATICTTGPLAGVINNTPVVAVFIPMISELAEKTGISPSKLLLPLSYAAILGGTLTLIGTSTNLLASEFAVELLGRESLGMFEFTLLGFVILVVGLTYLGTVGRWLTPARIPVDADPVDEFDLEDHLTAVRVRSDSKPVGLTVGDLEAQTDANVRVLQLRRDGETERKRQVLEYDSGDVDEDLEATGDQRLRRGGEIRTETTAEPVDAAAESFVAVRSDQRIREGDVLTVHGSLQAVNRFVEDQDLSQLVRKRVTEETFDNAPSDDVLAKAVVPDDSEFVGEVLAEMNVRKFYGTTVLAIRREGDLLRTDLGDVRFAAGDVLLLQTDPDAIEHFSASNDLVFVDEDAFERLTDADLEEVAPLSPKTPVAIAIMAGVIGAAALNVAPIVITAFAGVFLMVVTGCLSINDAYDAVSWNIVFLLAGVIPLGIALEATGGSQIIASALVSTADVLPLVLVLLLFYIVTGLLANVITPVATVVLMIPVAVDAAVSLGASEFSFLLAVMFASATSFMTPVGYQTNLMVYGPGGYEFTDFLKVGGPLQFLLAFVTTAGIVLIWGL; from the coding sequence ATGATCGGTGGGATTTCTACCGGGGCGCTGGTCGTCTTCGGACTAATTTTCGCCGCTCTCGTGTTGTTCGTCACCGAAGCGCTTCCGAACGACGTGACGGCGATCGGGATCATCGTCTCGCTGGCCGCACTCGAGCCGCTGACGGGCGTCGGCCCGCAGGCGGCGATCTCGGGCTTTGCGAGCACCGCGACGATAACGATCGTCGCGATGTACATGCTCAGCGCGGCGATCCAGCGGACGGGCCTGGTCCAGCGACTCGGACTCTCCCTCGCAACGGTGACGAACGGCAGTGAGAAGCGAGCGCTGGCGGCGACGATCTGTACGACCGGACCGCTCGCGGGCGTTATCAACAACACGCCCGTCGTGGCGGTCTTCATCCCGATGATCTCCGAACTCGCCGAGAAAACCGGCATCTCGCCGTCGAAACTCCTCCTGCCGCTTTCCTACGCGGCGATCCTCGGTGGCACCCTCACCCTCATCGGGACCTCGACGAACCTCCTCGCCAGCGAGTTCGCCGTCGAACTCCTCGGCCGCGAGTCGCTGGGCATGTTCGAGTTCACGCTGCTCGGGTTCGTCATCCTCGTGGTCGGACTCACGTACCTCGGGACCGTCGGCCGCTGGCTGACGCCCGCGCGGATCCCTGTCGACGCCGACCCCGTCGATGAGTTCGATCTCGAGGACCACCTCACCGCGGTCCGCGTTCGTTCCGATTCGAAACCGGTCGGGCTCACCGTCGGCGACCTCGAGGCGCAAACAGACGCGAACGTTCGCGTCCTCCAGCTCCGTCGGGACGGCGAGACGGAACGGAAGCGGCAGGTCCTCGAGTACGACAGTGGGGACGTCGACGAAGACCTCGAGGCGACCGGCGACCAGCGACTCCGCCGTGGCGGCGAGATCCGGACCGAAACGACCGCGGAACCGGTCGATGCCGCGGCCGAGTCGTTCGTCGCGGTCAGGTCCGATCAGCGCATCCGCGAGGGCGACGTTCTCACGGTCCACGGCAGCCTCCAGGCGGTCAACCGCTTCGTCGAGGACCAGGACCTGAGCCAGCTCGTCCGGAAACGAGTGACCGAAGAGACGTTCGATAACGCGCCCAGCGATGACGTTCTCGCCAAGGCGGTCGTCCCCGATGACTCGGAGTTCGTCGGCGAAGTACTCGCCGAGATGAACGTCCGGAAGTTCTACGGAACGACCGTGCTGGCGATCCGCCGCGAGGGCGATCTGCTCCGGACCGACCTCGGAGACGTTCGATTCGCCGCCGGGGACGTCCTCTTGCTCCAGACCGATCCCGACGCGATCGAGCACTTCTCCGCGTCGAACGACTTGGTCTTCGTCGACGAGGACGCCTTCGAGCGACTGACGGACGCCGATCTCGAGGAGGTCGCCCCGCTGTCGCCGAAAACGCCGGTCGCGATCGCGATCATGGCCGGGGTCATCGGCGCGGCCGCGTTGAACGTCGCGCCGATCGTGATCACCGCGTTCGCCGGCGTGTTCCTCATGGTCGTCACCGGCTGTCTCTCGATCAACGACGCCTACGACGCCGTCTCCTGGAACATCGTTTTCCTCCTCGCGGGCGTGATTCCGCTCGGTATCGCCCTCGAGGCCACCGGCGGTTCGCAGATCATCGCGAGCGCCCTGGTTTCGACTGCGGACGTCCTTCCGCTCGTCCTCGTATTGTTACTGTTTTACATCGTCACGGGGCTGCTCGCGAACGTCATCACGCCCGTCGCGACGGTCGTGTTGATGATCCCTGTCGCCGTCGATGCGGCGGTGAGTCTGGGCGCGTCGGAGTTCTCGTTCCTGCTCGCGGTGATGTTCGCCTCGGCGACCTCGTTTATGACGCCGGTGGGGTACCAGACGAACCTGATGGTGTACGGCCCCGGGGGCTACGAGTTCACCGACTTCCTCAAGGTCGGCGGCCCGCTCCAGTTCCTGCTGGCGTTCGTCACGACGGCCGGAATCGTCCTCATCTGGGGGTTGTGA
- a CDS encoding geranylgeranyl reductase family protein has protein sequence MYDFVVVGVGPAGARFSRRAAENGYDVLALEQGTVGTPLACSGHVSTDIWAFTGEGAREELFQNEVYGARFHVGGPHSESYPFYKDEVASNVIDRVGLDRHLAELAREAGADVREEHTVTAVTERRDRVEVVANGPDGTVSFEAKMLAGCDGARSRVRDELSLPQPGELLHGVLAFSEEDDHENFVDVHLTAPTFFAWRIPRGEAGVEYGLAAPPGVQVNKHFRELIDGYEIDVSHRCSGAIPIDPPDRVTSRRAFLIGDAAAQTKPFTGGGILYGMTCADHAAREIDPERPVTLAAYEHAWRDDLAREQELGRYLRRAYSFPEPLQHVGLGALSGEIGVHMDRPTSLVSPTHLKAMLSRLRS, from the coding sequence ATGTACGATTTCGTCGTCGTGGGCGTCGGCCCGGCCGGGGCGCGCTTTTCGCGACGAGCCGCCGAAAACGGCTATGACGTGCTCGCACTCGAGCAGGGAACGGTGGGGACGCCGCTCGCCTGTTCGGGGCACGTGAGTACGGACATCTGGGCGTTCACCGGCGAGGGCGCACGCGAGGAACTGTTCCAGAACGAGGTCTACGGCGCGCGCTTTCACGTCGGCGGGCCACACAGCGAGTCCTACCCGTTCTACAAGGACGAGGTCGCGTCGAACGTCATCGACCGCGTCGGACTGGACCGCCACCTCGCCGAGCTCGCGCGCGAGGCGGGCGCGGACGTCCGCGAGGAACACACCGTCACGGCGGTGACCGAGCGCCGCGATCGGGTCGAGGTCGTCGCCAACGGCCCCGACGGCACCGTCAGCTTCGAGGCGAAGATGCTCGCCGGCTGCGACGGCGCACGGTCCCGGGTTCGGGACGAGCTTTCGCTCCCTCAGCCCGGCGAACTCCTCCACGGCGTGTTGGCGTTCTCCGAGGAGGACGACCACGAGAACTTCGTCGACGTCCACCTCACCGCGCCGACGTTCTTCGCGTGGCGCATTCCGCGCGGCGAGGCGGGCGTCGAGTACGGGCTGGCCGCGCCCCCGGGCGTCCAGGTCAACAAGCACTTCCGGGAACTGATCGACGGCTACGAGATCGACGTCTCCCATCGCTGCTCGGGCGCGATTCCGATCGACCCGCCGGATCGCGTGACCAGCCGGCGGGCGTTTCTCATCGGCGACGCGGCAGCCCAGACCAAGCCCTTCACCGGTGGCGGCATCCTCTACGGCATGACCTGCGCCGACCACGCCGCTCGAGAGATCGACCCGGAACGTCCCGTGACGCTCGCGGCCTACGAACACGCCTGGCGCGACGACCTGGCGCGCGAGCAGGAACTCGGGCGCTACCTCCGCCGGGCCTACTCCTTCCCGGAACCGCTCCAGCACGTC
- a CDS encoding GTP-dependent dephospho-CoA kinase family protein, with protein MARDDERSSESDPADPDEQLLVLPDDLRHELKEPMGPIETDAETLLEDVDGPLIAVGDVVTYHFLQAGRPPDVALVDERTKRQEVDEEIRETVTEATHLEAMNPPAEISAAVIEALLEGLAREEPTTVLVEGEEDLVALPAIVAAPEGASVVYGQPDEGMVHVKVSDEHRAEMRALLDRFEGDTERFWKLLDRDDG; from the coding sequence GTGGCTCGCGACGACGAGCGGTCGTCGGAATCGGATCCCGCCGATCCCGACGAACAACTGCTGGTTCTCCCCGACGACCTCCGCCACGAACTCAAGGAGCCGATGGGGCCGATCGAAACCGACGCCGAGACGCTCCTCGAGGACGTCGACGGGCCACTGATCGCGGTCGGCGACGTCGTCACCTACCATTTCCTGCAGGCGGGTCGCCCGCCGGACGTCGCGCTCGTCGACGAGCGAACCAAACGACAGGAGGTGGACGAAGAGATCCGCGAGACCGTCACCGAAGCGACGCACCTCGAGGCCATGAACCCGCCCGCCGAGATTTCGGCGGCGGTGATCGAGGCGCTGCTCGAGGGACTCGCCCGCGAGGAACCGACCACGGTCCTCGTCGAGGGCGAGGAGGATCTGGTCGCGCTGCCCGCCATCGTCGCCGCACCAGAGGGTGCGAGCGTCGTCTACGGCCAACCCGACGAGGGGATGGTCCACGTGAAGGTGAGCGACGAGCACCGAGCCGAGATGCGTGCGCTGCTCGATCGGTTCGAGGGGGACACGGAGCGGTTTTGGAAACTGCTCGACCGGGACGACGGGTAG
- a CDS encoding class I SAM-dependent methyltransferase gives MRDDSEAKRAAASSFDVAAVDYFDSDVHRQGTDLERLADWCRDADEVLDVATGAGHVAGAVAERGVSTVVAVDASRAMVATAEREFDGVAGAMADAERLPFAANSFDAVSCRIAAHHFPDPEAFVAEVARVLRPGGTFAFEDSVAPDDDALESFLDRVERLRDPTHVRSYRTDRWCEWLEERGFVVEGVHRLRKTLEFDSWTAAQSVDADRRAELESVLLDASPAAASFFEIEAEDGTVRSFANLKALVRATRVE, from the coding sequence ATGAGAGACGACTCCGAGGCGAAACGGGCGGCCGCGTCGTCGTTCGACGTCGCCGCTGTCGACTACTTCGACAGCGACGTCCACAGGCAGGGAACCGATCTCGAACGGCTCGCGGACTGGTGTCGGGACGCGGACGAGGTGCTCGACGTCGCCACGGGCGCGGGACACGTCGCCGGTGCCGTAGCCGAGCGCGGCGTCTCGACCGTCGTCGCCGTCGACGCCTCGCGAGCGATGGTCGCGACCGCCGAACGGGAGTTCGACGGGGTTGCGGGCGCGATGGCCGACGCCGAGCGGTTACCGTTCGCCGCGAACTCGTTCGACGCCGTCTCGTGTCGAATCGCGGCCCACCACTTTCCCGACCCGGAGGCGTTCGTCGCGGAGGTCGCCCGCGTGCTTCGTCCGGGCGGGACGTTCGCGTTCGAGGACAGCGTCGCGCCCGACGACGACGCGCTCGAGTCGTTTCTCGACCGCGTCGAACGGCTCCGAGATCCGACGCACGTCCGCTCGTACCGCACGGATCGGTGGTGCGAGTGGCTCGAGGAACGGGGATTCGTCGTCGAGGGGGTCCACCGTCTGAGGAAGACCCTCGAGTTCGATAGCTGGACGGCCGCGCAGTCGGTCGACGCCGACCGCCGGGCGGAACTCGAGTCGGTGCTGCTCGACGCCTCGCCGGCGGCGGCGTCGTTCTTCGAGATCGAGGCCGAAGACGGGACCGTCCGGTCGTTCGCGAACCTCAAGGCGCTCGTTCGCGCGACGCGAGTCGAGTGA